In Pseudomonas fluorescens, one genomic interval encodes:
- a CDS encoding ShlB/FhaC/HecB family hemolysin secretion/activation protein, which translates to MPYLLCAVFRRRSTLCPLLSAFVLSVCASSIQAADPVAPGQEVLRQQQQQQRDLQQLQMEQRKRQLERGAFGPAPVTPAIPQTVTPDERCWPLSGTRIGGVTLIDSAKLNARIKPLLAPCMGVGQINHLLATITASYVEQGYIASRPYLLSAPAAGQSLDIMIDEGYIESIELADQSLPVSLGGAFPHMLGQPLNLRDLEQGLDQLNRLRSIDLTADIAPGSQPGASRIILRSRTSGQSRWALGLGMDNLGSASTGRDRNTVSLSFDSPLQLNDLLSLSASDTLNQGDRYSRNASLYYAIPYGYWTYSAFASHAEYRAPFKLPSATLYSTGLTDQLSLRADRVLWRDQSRQLSANLQLAHKDVDSYLENVRLGIQSPTLTVAEAGLNLFWLDRAVWNLDFTYSQGLRWLGADDDANHAVNNLPKAQFRKYRAGLSQWRNGQFGAQAWQWQSQLNLQYSPDPLPAIEQLLGTDDSAVRGYRVSSASGASGAIWRNTLRLPLRSDWPVQITPRVGLDNGWLKADHGAQGQRLSGASVGLNLGWKNLQVDVDYQRALNTPNGLQHEPETWLMRVGLQI; encoded by the coding sequence CCGTATTTGCTTTGCGCTGTTTTCCGTCGTCGTTCCACGCTTTGCCCGCTGTTGTCGGCCTTTGTGTTGAGTGTGTGTGCCTCCTCGATTCAAGCGGCTGATCCTGTTGCGCCGGGCCAGGAAGTGCTGCGCCAGCAGCAACAGCAACAGCGCGATCTGCAACAACTGCAAATGGAACAACGCAAGCGCCAACTGGAGCGCGGTGCGTTCGGCCCGGCACCGGTCACCCCGGCGATCCCGCAAACCGTCACCCCCGATGAGCGCTGCTGGCCGCTAAGTGGCACGCGTATCGGTGGCGTCACGCTGATCGACAGCGCCAAGCTCAACGCCCGGATCAAACCGCTGCTGGCGCCGTGCATGGGCGTCGGCCAGATCAACCATCTGCTGGCGACCATCACCGCGAGCTACGTCGAGCAGGGCTACATCGCCAGCCGCCCGTACCTGTTGAGCGCGCCGGCGGCGGGGCAGTCGCTGGACATCATGATCGACGAGGGCTACATCGAGTCCATCGAACTGGCCGATCAGAGCCTGCCCGTTTCGCTGGGCGGCGCGTTCCCGCACATGCTCGGCCAGCCGCTGAACCTGCGCGATCTGGAGCAGGGCCTGGATCAATTGAACCGCTTGCGCTCGATCGACCTGACCGCCGACATCGCCCCCGGCAGCCAGCCCGGCGCGTCGCGAATCATCCTGCGCTCGCGCACCTCCGGGCAGTCGCGCTGGGCGTTGGGCCTGGGCATGGACAACCTTGGCAGCGCCAGCACCGGGCGGGATCGCAATACCGTCAGCCTGAGCTTCGACAGCCCGCTGCAACTCAACGATCTGTTGAGCCTCAGTGCCAGCGACACGTTGAATCAGGGCGACCGCTACAGTCGCAACGCCAGCCTGTATTACGCGATTCCCTACGGCTACTGGACCTACAGCGCGTTCGCCAGCCACGCCGAATACCGCGCGCCGTTCAAGCTGCCGAGTGCGACCTTGTACAGCACCGGCCTCACCGATCAACTGAGCCTGCGCGCCGACCGCGTGTTGTGGCGCGACCAGAGCCGTCAGCTCAGCGCAAACCTGCAACTGGCACACAAGGACGTCGACAGCTATCTGGAAAATGTCCGTCTGGGCATTCAAAGCCCGACCCTGACCGTGGCCGAAGCCGGACTCAATCTGTTCTGGCTCGACCGTGCGGTGTGGAACCTCGACTTCACCTATTCGCAAGGCCTGCGCTGGCTGGGCGCTGATGACGACGCCAATCATGCGGTCAACAATTTGCCCAAAGCGCAGTTTCGCAAGTACCGCGCTGGCCTCAGCCAATGGCGCAACGGCCAGTTCGGCGCGCAAGCGTGGCAGTGGCAGAGCCAGCTCAATCTGCAATACAGCCCCGACCCGTTACCGGCCATCGAACAGTTGCTCGGCACCGATGATTCGGCGGTGCGCGGCTATCGGGTCAGCAGCGCATCCGGCGCCAGCGGCGCGATCTGGCGCAACACCTTGCGTCTGCCGCTGCGTAGCGATTGGCCGGTGCAGATCACCCCGCGGGTGGGCCTGGACAACGGCTGGCTCAAGGCCGACCACGGCGCCCAGGGCCAGCGCCTGAGCGGCGCCAGCGTCGGGCTGAATCTGGGCTGGAAGAATCTGCAAGTGGACGTCGATTACCAACGCGCCCTCAACACCCCCAACGGTTTGCAGCACGAGCCAGAGACCTGGCTGATGCGCGTGGGGTTGCAGATATGA
- a CDS encoding hemagglutinin repeat-containing protein, with amino-acid sequence MPAHTFAFHLSPRGKLRWAIASLFFAVHLPSAIAGGVVVAPGPGGTAQLQTQGGVPIVNIVAPNGSGLSHNQFLDYNVDRQGLVLNNALQAGQSQLAGQLAANPQLQGQAASVILNEVISRNPSAINGAQEIFGRAADYVLANPNGISVNGGSFINTPNASLLVGRPELNDGKLQALNTRDASGQLQIQSGGLRNAEGSVNLIAPRIDSQGRINARDQLNLTVGRNQVDYASGQVKAVDPAGNTQDQRIDASLFGAMQAGRINIVSTAEGAGVRVGAVQVAGRDGVQIRSAGDLSVSGETVPNSLEVTRAGIRSSQGDVGLHSGNDLTLAATDVSGRDVNVNAKRNLTLSTVESRKLQEKRENWSNSTIGITWETYDRTQTDSETRQHGSQIVATRDAKLSSGKDTELKAAKVEAAKNLDVQSGGDLRLTAATESHTQTDQGNHRKHLWKADWNNSSEEQRSIGSQLKGGNIALQTAALLRAEGAELNSAGDVKLAGKQVDVTTATRTSRSNNNSYSGDLVGGGFFGKTGDADKGQTRHQGSKINAAGKLIVKADDVRISGSQVRGGTEASVISDQGSLVIDGVQDTSHSNNHDKDSKFFGITKDESRQNARDSTTVRSELVSDSNLKLKSAKDIEVAGSTVKAGGALTADAAGDVNVHSTQNTHDSSSTTETRGFDAYAKEQTPEQYRAGVHYEDKQQTVTRNDVNQQGSSLSGGSVQVKAGGDLTIKGGEVKSTAGDTTLSGKNVSLLAEQDSHKTSSDTSSTGGGFYYTGGLDRAGSGVDFAHSTTQDSSSKTTAQTTHVQSSGSLNINADKLLTEGAQVKAGNGLNVAANEVDNRAASNTESSTHNQSNWSADIGANVEYKDIARPIAGAVKDVLNGKVPDKEALSNLGQPNVGLDVAIGHGSADKTEQSSNAVVSRFDGGSVDVKTAGNLHDQGTQYSASNGMVNISADKLVADAASNTHSSTDNSVDAKVDVRVYTKTGEDVNVAGSGAGGNSYSSKDSSTAVVGGFAGSQGVNIKVGGDAQFAGSRFDGGQGGVNIKTGGDLALNQATDRQSSSDSSLRGNGSLTVGTLPGTDGTNVDLGAGFQLDHTGKQTNDTQAHVASISGNGPVQLSSGGNQVQQGTQIDSVGGIELHADGKLDLQAAVDTHTATGSNLGGGLKGGGSKSSSEKSRDQGGNLSGNFNSGRVNENSQTLTGGQLNSQSNVALSGDAVHLQGTQVSAPNVSIDAQKGGLVQESAQSTESRNNWNVALNAGGNLSSKTPTAADEKASSDHGFNAGAKLGVDYLQGTTQQNSQIKADSVVLNSAGDAQLSGARIDANTVGGKVAGDLTVESRQDSKTQAKVDVDLGLTAKKNPPSDKEKLAGTDYKPTLKAQGEYAHKDSVVQASGISGNQGVKLNVGGGTQLTGARISSTDGKVDLGASKVVGSDLVNRNYGVKAGLDLPQKTEENAPKVSFDNGNLKVGPVTLSGNLDSQTLQAGIDEKG; translated from the coding sequence ATGCCAGCACACACCTTTGCATTCCATCTTTCTCCTCGGGGCAAACTGCGCTGGGCGATCGCCAGCCTGTTCTTCGCCGTGCACCTGCCCAGCGCCATCGCCGGCGGTGTGGTGGTCGCTCCCGGCCCCGGCGGCACCGCGCAACTGCAGACCCAGGGCGGCGTGCCCATCGTCAATATCGTCGCGCCCAACGGCTCGGGCCTGTCGCACAACCAGTTCCTCGACTACAACGTCGACCGTCAGGGCCTGGTGCTGAACAACGCCTTGCAGGCCGGGCAATCGCAGCTCGCCGGGCAACTGGCAGCCAACCCGCAACTGCAGGGCCAGGCCGCGAGCGTGATCCTCAACGAGGTGATCAGCCGCAACCCTTCGGCCATCAACGGCGCCCAGGAAATCTTCGGCCGCGCCGCCGATTACGTGCTGGCCAACCCCAACGGCATTTCGGTGAACGGCGGCAGTTTCATCAACACGCCTAACGCCAGTCTGCTGGTCGGTCGTCCGGAGTTGAACGACGGCAAACTGCAAGCCTTGAACACCCGCGACGCCAGCGGTCAGTTGCAGATCCAGAGTGGCGGCCTGCGTAACGCCGAGGGTTCGGTCAATCTGATCGCCCCGCGTATCGACAGCCAGGGCCGCATCAATGCCCGCGATCAGTTGAACCTCACCGTCGGGCGCAATCAGGTCGATTACGCCAGCGGTCAGGTCAAAGCCGTGGACCCGGCGGGCAACACCCAGGATCAGCGCATCGACGCCAGCCTGTTCGGCGCGATGCAGGCCGGGCGCATCAACATCGTCAGCACCGCCGAAGGCGCGGGCGTGCGTGTGGGGGCGGTGCAAGTGGCCGGGCGTGACGGCGTGCAGATCCGTTCGGCTGGCGACCTGAGTGTCAGCGGTGAAACCGTCCCTAACAGCCTCGAAGTGACCCGTGCCGGCATTCGCAGCAGTCAGGGTGATGTCGGCCTGCACAGCGGCAACGACCTGACGCTGGCCGCCACCGATGTCAGTGGTCGCGACGTCAACGTCAATGCCAAGCGCAACCTGACCCTGAGCACTGTTGAAAGCCGCAAGCTTCAGGAAAAACGCGAAAACTGGAGCAACAGCACCATCGGCATCACCTGGGAAACCTACGACCGGACCCAGACCGACAGTGAAACTCGCCAGCACGGCAGCCAGATCGTCGCCACCCGTGACGCCAAATTGTCCTCCGGCAAAGACACCGAACTCAAAGCCGCCAAGGTCGAAGCGGCGAAAAATCTCGATGTGCAAAGCGGCGGCGATCTGCGCCTGACCGCGGCCACCGAAAGCCACACCCAGACTGATCAGGGCAACCATCGCAAGCATCTGTGGAAGGCCGACTGGAACAACAGCAGCGAAGAACAGCGCAGCATCGGCAGTCAGTTGAAGGGCGGCAATATCGCTCTGCAAACCGCCGCGTTGCTGCGCGCCGAAGGTGCCGAACTGAACAGTGCCGGCGATGTGAAACTGGCGGGCAAGCAAGTGGACGTCACCACCGCCACGCGCACCAGTCGCAGTAATAACAACAGTTACTCCGGCGACCTGGTGGGTGGCGGTTTCTTCGGCAAGACCGGTGATGCCGACAAGGGCCAGACCCGGCATCAGGGCAGCAAAATCAATGCGGCCGGCAAACTGATCGTCAAGGCTGACGACGTGCGCATCAGCGGCAGCCAGGTCCGTGGCGGCACCGAGGCCAGCGTGATCAGCGATCAGGGTTCGCTGGTGATCGACGGTGTGCAGGACACCTCGCACAGCAACAACCACGACAAGGACAGCAAGTTCTTCGGCATCACCAAGGACGAGTCGCGGCAGAACGCCAGGGACAGCACCACGGTGCGCAGCGAGCTGGTTTCCGACAGCAATCTCAAGCTCAAAAGCGCCAAGGACATCGAAGTGGCCGGCTCCACGGTCAAGGCTGGCGGCGCGCTGACGGCGGACGCTGCGGGGGATGTGAACGTGCATTCCACGCAGAACACCCACGACAGCAGTTCGACCACCGAGACCCGTGGCTTCGATGCCTACGCCAAAGAGCAAACGCCGGAGCAATATCGCGCCGGGGTGCACTACGAAGACAAGCAGCAGACCGTCACCCGTAACGACGTCAACCAGCAAGGCTCCAGTCTCAGCGGCGGCAGCGTGCAGGTGAAGGCCGGCGGCGACCTGACAATCAAGGGCGGTGAAGTCAAATCCACGGCCGGCGACACCACGCTGAGCGGCAAGAACGTGTCGTTGCTGGCCGAACAGGACAGCCACAAAACCTCATCCGACACCTCCAGCACCGGCGGCGGTTTCTACTACACCGGTGGCCTCGACCGCGCTGGCAGTGGCGTCGATTTTGCCCACAGCACCACGCAAGACAGCAGCAGCAAAACCACCGCGCAAACCACCCACGTGCAAAGCAGCGGCAGCCTGAACATCAATGCCGACAAACTGCTGACCGAAGGCGCGCAGGTCAAGGCTGGCAACGGTCTGAACGTCGCGGCCAACGAGGTCGACAACCGCGCCGCCAGCAACACCGAAAGCAGCACTCACAACCAGAGCAACTGGTCAGCGGACATCGGCGCCAACGTCGAGTACAAGGACATCGCCCGCCCGATTGCCGGTGCGGTCAAGGATGTGCTCAACGGCAAGGTGCCGGACAAGGAAGCCCTGAGCAATCTCGGCCAGCCGAACGTCGGCCTCGACGTGGCGATCGGTCACGGCAGCGCCGACAAGACCGAGCAGAGCAGCAACGCTGTGGTCAGCCGTTTCGACGGCGGCAGTGTCGACGTGAAAACCGCCGGCAACCTGCACGACCAGGGCACCCAGTACAGTGCGAGCAACGGCATGGTCAACATCAGCGCTGACAAACTGGTTGCCGATGCCGCGAGCAACACTCACAGCAGCACCGATAACTCGGTGGACGCCAAGGTCGACGTGCGCGTCTACACCAAGACCGGCGAGGACGTGAACGTCGCCGGCAGCGGCGCGGGTGGCAACAGCTACAGCAGCAAGGACAGCAGCACCGCAGTGGTCGGCGGTTTTGCCGGCAGCCAAGGCGTGAACATCAAGGTGGGCGGTGATGCGCAGTTCGCTGGCAGCCGTTTCGACGGCGGGCAGGGCGGTGTGAACATCAAGACCGGCGGCGATCTGGCGCTGAATCAGGCTACCGACCGCCAGAGCAGCAGCGACTCCAGCCTGCGCGGCAACGGCTCGCTGACGGTCGGCACCTTGCCGGGCACCGACGGCACCAACGTCGACCTCGGCGCTGGCTTCCAGCTTGATCACACCGGCAAGCAGACCAATGACACCCAGGCTCACGTGGCGAGCATCAGCGGCAACGGCCCGGTGCAACTGAGCAGCGGTGGCAATCAGGTTCAGCAAGGCACGCAGATCGACAGCGTCGGCGGCATTGAGCTGCACGCTGACGGCAAACTCGATCTGCAAGCGGCCGTTGATACCCACACCGCGACTGGCAGCAATCTCGGCGGCGGCTTGAAGGGCGGCGGCAGCAAATCCAGCAGCGAGAAGAGTCGCGATCAGGGCGGTAATCTGAGCGGTAACTTCAACAGTGGTCGGGTCAACGAAAACTCGCAAACCCTGACCGGTGGCCAGCTCAACAGCCAGAGCAACGTCGCCTTGAGCGGTGACGCGGTGCACCTGCAAGGCACGCAAGTCAGCGCGCCGAACGTCAGCATCGATGCGCAGAAGGGCGGTTTGGTTCAGGAATCGGCGCAGTCCACCGAGAGCCGCAACAACTGGAACGTCGCGCTGAATGCCGGCGGCAACCTGAGCAGCAAGACCCCGACCGCAGCCGATGAAAAGGCCAGCAGTGACCACGGCTTCAACGCCGGGGCCAAGCTCGGCGTCGATTACCTGCAAGGCACCACCCAGCAGAACAGCCAGATCAAGGCTGACAGCGTGGTACTCAATAGCGCAGGCGATGCACAACTGTCTGGCGCGCGGATCGACGCGAACACTGTCGGCGGCAAGGTTGCCGGTGATCTGACCGTCGAAAGCCGTCAGGACTCGAAGACGCAGGCCAAGG